A stretch of Arachis hypogaea cultivar Tifrunner chromosome 15, arahy.Tifrunner.gnm2.J5K5, whole genome shotgun sequence DNA encodes these proteins:
- the LOC112751959 gene encoding GCN5-related N-acetyltransferase 9 isoform X1, whose product MAARGKGSVSLEGQKVILVPYMESHVPKYHSWMQDPSLLQATASESLSLDQEYHMQLSWSQDLNKDTFIVLDKDLLLGNFSHGEPHVEAMVGDVNIFMNDLDNPHMAEIEVMIAEPKSRGKGLGKESVLIMMAFSIESLGINVFRVKIGESNEASLNLFKKLGFVQTSYSNIFREVTLEWQVSELKNEEMVGLSATMIKHK is encoded by the exons ATGGCGGCGAGAGGCAAAGGGAGTGTGAGTTTAGAGGGACAGAAAGTCATTCTTGTTCCGTACATGGAGTCCCACGTGCCCAAGTATCACTCCTGGATGCAAGACCCTTCTCTTCTTCAGGCTACTGCCTCAGAATCTCTCTCCCTCGACCAAGAGTATCACATGCAACTTTCCTGGTCTCAGGACCTTAaca AGGATACGTTTATTGTACTCGATAAAGATTTGCTTCTTGGAAATTTCTCTCATGGGGAACCCCATGTTGAAG CCATGGTTGGTGATGTAAATATCTTCATGAATGACTTGGATAATCCTCACATGGCAGAGATTGAAGTAATGATTGCTGAACCAAAAAG CCGTGGAAAAGGACTAGGAAAGGAGTCTGTTCTGATTATGATGGCCTTTTCTATCGAGAGCTTAGGAATCAATGTCTTTCGTGTCAAAattggagaatcaaatgaagcaTCCCTTAACCTATTCAAAAAATTG GGTTTTGTGCAGACTTCATATAGCAATATCTTCCGTGAG GTAACTTTGGAGTGGCAAGTATCAGAGCTCAAGAATGAAGAGATGGTTGGTTTGTCGGCTACTATgattaaacataaataa
- the LOC112751958 gene encoding thymidine kinase a, whose translation MASFKHPIPFISGKDRYPSGEVHVIVGPMFAGKTSSLLRRIKSEVDNGRNVAMLKSSKDTRYAIDSVVTHDGIRFPCWALQDLMSFQEKYGHDAYRKLDVIGIDEAQFFEDLYEFCCKAADEDGKIVIVAGLDGDYLRKSFGSVLHIIPLADTVTKLTARCELCCKRAFFTLRKTQETQTELIAGSDVYMPVCRYHYVNSEVVTETSKNVLESVKRNNDSLLDVATRF comes from the exons ATGGCTTCCTTcaagcacccaattccctttatctCCGGCAAGGATCGTTATCCTTCTGGAGAGGTCCATGTTATTGTTGGTCCCATGTTTGCAGGAAaaacttcttctcttcttcgcCGTATCAAATCCGAAGTTGACAATGGCAG AAACGTGGCTATGTTAAAATCAAGCAAGGATACAAGATATGCCATTGACTCGGTTGTGACACATGATGGGATTAGATTTCCTTGTTGGGCACTGCAAGATCTGATGTCATTCCAAGAAAAATATGGTCATGATGCTTATCGAAAG TTGGATGTGATTGGTATAGATGAAGCTCAATTTTTTGAGGACCTATATGAGTTCTGCTGCAAGGCTGCTGATGAAGATGGTAAAATTGTGATTGTTGCTGGCCTGGATGGTGATTACTTGAG GAAAAGCTTTGGTTCTGTGCTTCACATAATACCGCTTGCTGATACTGTAACCAAGTTGACAGCTCGATGTGAATTATGCTGCAAGCGTGCTTTCTTCACTCTCAGGAAGACACAAGAGACACAAACTGAGCTGATTGCTGGTTCCGATGTCTACATGCCAGTGTGCCGATATCACTATGTTAACAGTGAAGTTGTCACTGAAACTTCAAAGAATGTGTTGGAATCTGTCAAACGCAACAATGATTCACTTCTTGATGTAGCCACAAGGTTTTAG
- the LOC112751956 gene encoding threonine--tRNA ligase, chloroplastic/mitochondrial 2 isoform X1 — translation MRLPHFIGCFLVHSPKMAATFAISPLPSSTPFPFHFHFHKPYSTQRSGSLHGTLFSPTTSSPFLNRYRAKRQKCLSTITLAVATDSSIHQNQNQRGSEDKIVLPTNESSETLLRIRHTCAHVMAMAVQKLFPDAKVTIGPWIKNGFYYDFDIESLTDNDLKKIKKEMDRIIGRNLPLVREEVSRDEALRRIMALNEPYKIEILESIKEEPITIYHIGEEWWDLCAGPHVDSTGKINKKAVELESVAGAYWRGDERKPMLQRIYGTAWENEEQLKAYLHFKEEAKRRDHRRLGQDLDLFSIQDDAGGGLVFWHPKGAIVRHIIEDLWKKIHMARDYDLLYTPHVAKAELWKISGHLDFYKESMYDQMSIEDEIYQLRPMNCPYHILVYKRKLNSYRDFPIRVAELGTVYRYELSGSLHGLFRVRGFTQDDAHIFCLEDQIKDEIRGVLDLTEEILLKFGFDKYEVNLSTRPEKAVGDDNIWEKAISALKDALDDKGWTYQIDEGGGAFYGPKIDLKIEDALGRKWQCSTIQVDFNLPQRFDITYVDSDGESKRPILIHRAVLGSLERFFGVLIEHYAGDFPLWLSPIQVRVLPVTDVQLEYCNDVINNLKTKGIRAEVCHGERLAKLIRNAEKQKIPLMAVVGAKEVETKSVTVRSRFGGELGTMSVDDLISRVNLTTENPSSIHHFDISN, via the exons ATGAGACTCCCTCATTTTATTGGGTGTTTTTTGGTCCATTCACCCAAAATGGCTGCTACCTTTGCCATTTCCCCTCTTCCATCCTCTACGCCCTTCCCtttccatttccatttccatAAACCATACTCAACGCAGCGCTCCGGTTCACTTCACGGTACCTTATTCTCTCCAACCACTTCCAGCCCCTTCCTTAACCGCTACCGTGCCAAAAGACAAAAATGCCTCTCAACTATCACTCTCGCCGTCGCCACCGATTCCTCCATCCACCAGAACCAGAACCAGAGGGGGAGCGAGGACAAAATTGTTCTTCCAACTAACGAATCTTCTGAGACGCTTCTCAGGATTCGCCACACG TGTGCACATGTGATGGCAATGGCTGTTCAAAAACTATTTCCTGATGCAAAAGTCACAATTGGGCCTTGGATAAAAAATGGGTTTTATTATGATTTCGATATCGAGTCTTTGACTGATAATGATTTGAAGAAAATCAAGAAGGAGATG GATCGAATAATTGGCAGAAATTTACCCCTTGTAAGAGAAGAAGTTTCAAGAGATGAAGCTCTCAGAAGAATAATGGCTCTGAATGAACCTTACAAGATAGAGATTTTGGAAAGCATTAAAGAAGAACCCATCACGATTTATCATATTG GTGAGGAATGGTGGGATCTTTGTGCCGGACCTCATGTTGATTCTACTGGTAAAATCAACAAGAAAGCGGTTGAACTTGAATCTGTTGCTGGTGCTTACTGGAGAGGAGATGAAAGGAAACCTATGTTGCAACGGATATATGGTACTGCATGGGAGAATGAAGAACAATTGAAAGCTTACCTTCACTTCAAGGAGGAAGCTAAGCGTCGTGATCATAGGCGCCTAGGGCAAGATCTTGATTTGTTTTCAATTCAG GATGATGCTGGTGGGGGTTTAGTTTTCTGGCACCCAAAAGGCGCCATTGTGAGGCACATAATTGAAGATTTGTGGAAAAAAATTCACATGGCTCGTGATTATGATCTTCTGTACACACCACATGTGGCAAAAGCTGAACTCTGGAAGATTAGTGGTCATTTGGACTTCTACAAGGAGAGTATGTATGATCAGATGAGCATTGAAGATGAGATCTATCAGCTTCGACCAATGAACTGTCCTTATCATATTTTGGTATACAAAAGGAAGCTGAATTCCTATCGAGATTTTCCTATTAGGGTGGCAGAATTGGGAACCGTTTATAGATATGAGTTATCTGGAAGTTTACATGGGCTTTTCCGGGTCAGAGGTTTCACTCAG GATGATGCACACATCTTTTGTTTGGAGGATCAGATTAAAGATGAGATAAGGGGTGTCTTAGATCTCACTGAAGAAATACTGCTGAAATTTGGTTTTGACAAGTATGAAGTAAATTTGTCTACAAGGCCTGAAAAAGCTGTTGGGGATGATAATATATGGGAGAAAGCTATCTCTGCTTTGAAAGATGCTTTGGATGATAAAGGTTGGACATATCAAATTGATGAAGGGGGAGGTGCCTTTTATGGGCCAAAGATTGATCTCAAGATTGAGGATGCTCTTGGTAGGAAGTGGCAATGTTCAACCATACAG GTTGATTTTAATTTACCACAGCGTTTCGACATCACCTATGTTGACTCGGATGGTGAATCGAAGAGACCTATATTGATCCATAGAGCAGTGCTTGGATCCTTGGAAAGATTCTTTGGTGTTCTCATAGAGCATTATGCCGGTGATTTTCCATTATGGCTTTCTCCAATACAAGTTCGGGTGTTACCTGTTACTGATGTCCAG CTTGAGTATTGCAATGATGTGATCAATAACCTGAAAACGAAAGGCATCCGTGCTGAAGTGTGCCATGGAGAACGCCTGGCAAAGCTCATAAGAAATGCAGAGAAGCAGAAAATTCCATTGATGGCTGTTGTTGGCGCAAAGGAAGTTGAAACAAAATCAGTTACAGTTAGATCTAGATTCGGTGGGGAGCTTGGAACCATGTCAGTTGATGATTTGATTAGCAGAGTAAATTTGACAACAGAAAACCCATCCTCAATTCATCATTTTGATATTTCAAATTAA
- the LOC112751956 gene encoding threonine--tRNA ligase, chloroplastic/mitochondrial 2 isoform X2, producing the protein MAMAVQKLFPDAKVTIGPWIKNGFYYDFDIESLTDNDLKKIKKEMDRIIGRNLPLVREEVSRDEALRRIMALNEPYKIEILESIKEEPITIYHIGEEWWDLCAGPHVDSTGKINKKAVELESVAGAYWRGDERKPMLQRIYGTAWENEEQLKAYLHFKEEAKRRDHRRLGQDLDLFSIQDDAGGGLVFWHPKGAIVRHIIEDLWKKIHMARDYDLLYTPHVAKAELWKISGHLDFYKESMYDQMSIEDEIYQLRPMNCPYHILVYKRKLNSYRDFPIRVAELGTVYRYELSGSLHGLFRVRGFTQDDAHIFCLEDQIKDEIRGVLDLTEEILLKFGFDKYEVNLSTRPEKAVGDDNIWEKAISALKDALDDKGWTYQIDEGGGAFYGPKIDLKIEDALGRKWQCSTIQVDFNLPQRFDITYVDSDGESKRPILIHRAVLGSLERFFGVLIEHYAGDFPLWLSPIQVRVLPVTDVQLEYCNDVINNLKTKGIRAEVCHGERLAKLIRNAEKQKIPLMAVVGAKEVETKSVTVRSRFGGELGTMSVDDLISRVNLTTENPSSIHHFDISN; encoded by the exons ATGGCAATGGCTGTTCAAAAACTATTTCCTGATGCAAAAGTCACAATTGGGCCTTGGATAAAAAATGGGTTTTATTATGATTTCGATATCGAGTCTTTGACTGATAATGATTTGAAGAAAATCAAGAAGGAGATG GATCGAATAATTGGCAGAAATTTACCCCTTGTAAGAGAAGAAGTTTCAAGAGATGAAGCTCTCAGAAGAATAATGGCTCTGAATGAACCTTACAAGATAGAGATTTTGGAAAGCATTAAAGAAGAACCCATCACGATTTATCATATTG GTGAGGAATGGTGGGATCTTTGTGCCGGACCTCATGTTGATTCTACTGGTAAAATCAACAAGAAAGCGGTTGAACTTGAATCTGTTGCTGGTGCTTACTGGAGAGGAGATGAAAGGAAACCTATGTTGCAACGGATATATGGTACTGCATGGGAGAATGAAGAACAATTGAAAGCTTACCTTCACTTCAAGGAGGAAGCTAAGCGTCGTGATCATAGGCGCCTAGGGCAAGATCTTGATTTGTTTTCAATTCAG GATGATGCTGGTGGGGGTTTAGTTTTCTGGCACCCAAAAGGCGCCATTGTGAGGCACATAATTGAAGATTTGTGGAAAAAAATTCACATGGCTCGTGATTATGATCTTCTGTACACACCACATGTGGCAAAAGCTGAACTCTGGAAGATTAGTGGTCATTTGGACTTCTACAAGGAGAGTATGTATGATCAGATGAGCATTGAAGATGAGATCTATCAGCTTCGACCAATGAACTGTCCTTATCATATTTTGGTATACAAAAGGAAGCTGAATTCCTATCGAGATTTTCCTATTAGGGTGGCAGAATTGGGAACCGTTTATAGATATGAGTTATCTGGAAGTTTACATGGGCTTTTCCGGGTCAGAGGTTTCACTCAG GATGATGCACACATCTTTTGTTTGGAGGATCAGATTAAAGATGAGATAAGGGGTGTCTTAGATCTCACTGAAGAAATACTGCTGAAATTTGGTTTTGACAAGTATGAAGTAAATTTGTCTACAAGGCCTGAAAAAGCTGTTGGGGATGATAATATATGGGAGAAAGCTATCTCTGCTTTGAAAGATGCTTTGGATGATAAAGGTTGGACATATCAAATTGATGAAGGGGGAGGTGCCTTTTATGGGCCAAAGATTGATCTCAAGATTGAGGATGCTCTTGGTAGGAAGTGGCAATGTTCAACCATACAG GTTGATTTTAATTTACCACAGCGTTTCGACATCACCTATGTTGACTCGGATGGTGAATCGAAGAGACCTATATTGATCCATAGAGCAGTGCTTGGATCCTTGGAAAGATTCTTTGGTGTTCTCATAGAGCATTATGCCGGTGATTTTCCATTATGGCTTTCTCCAATACAAGTTCGGGTGTTACCTGTTACTGATGTCCAG CTTGAGTATTGCAATGATGTGATCAATAACCTGAAAACGAAAGGCATCCGTGCTGAAGTGTGCCATGGAGAACGCCTGGCAAAGCTCATAAGAAATGCAGAGAAGCAGAAAATTCCATTGATGGCTGTTGTTGGCGCAAAGGAAGTTGAAACAAAATCAGTTACAGTTAGATCTAGATTCGGTGGGGAGCTTGGAACCATGTCAGTTGATGATTTGATTAGCAGAGTAAATTTGACAACAGAAAACCCATCCTCAATTCATCATTTTGATATTTCAAATTAA
- the LOC112751957 gene encoding uncharacterized protein yields MRMEEGVRRWVVDISKWDPQPPDLSFPLSFLPSHEHSSVTRFVKMEDRKRALVSRMLQYALVSDVLRIPLSEISIKRTPEGKPYVDYDKLGLGLPNFNFNVSHHGDYVAIASESVYLVGLDIVSYDIPQGETITEFIHFFASYFSSLEWDNIVNAGTSYDVLIEFYRYWSLKEAYVKAIGSGLTEELHKVEFTHTCWTNITAKVEGMPMTEWRFWLFELGERHCVSVAKGHPRSAAMNYKATLNKMDFIEDEYHQFLNLPNVDFVELSIEQLLLALQKARVGKHRS; encoded by the exons ATGAGAATGGAGGAAGGCGTAAGGAGATGGGTGGTGGACATCTCAAAGTGGGACCCACAACCCCCTGACTTATCCTTTCCCCTCTCTTTCCTTCCTTCCCACGAGCACTCCTCTGTTACCAG GTTTGTGAAAATGGAAGATAGGAAACGAGCACTTGTCAGCAGAATGCTTCAGTATGCTCTTGTATCTGATGTTCTGCGAATCCCACTTAGTGAAATTTCCATAAAGCGAACACCCGAGGGCAAGCCATATGTG GATTATGATAAACTTGGCCTCGGATTacctaattttaatttcaatgtatCTCATCATGGTGACTATGTGGCCATAGCATCCGAATCTGTATACCTTGTGGGGTTAGACATTGTCTCCTATGATATACCACAGGGAGAAACAATTACAGAATTCATACATTTCTTCGCATCATACTTTTCCAGTTTGGAATGGGACAATATAGTTAATGCTGGCACATCTTATGatgtattaattgaattttacaG GTATTGGAGCCTAAAAGAAGCATACGTTAAAGCCATAGGGAGTGGACTGACTGAAGAGTTGCATAAAGTGGAGTTTACTCACACATGCTGGACTAATATTACTgctaaagtggaaggaatgccTATGACAGAGTGGAGATTTTGGCTGTTCGAGCTTGGAGAAAGGCATTGC GTATCAGTTGCAAAAGGTCACCCAAGATCAGCTGCTATGAACTATAAAGCAACTTTGAATAAAATGGACTTTATAGAAGACGAATATCATCAATTTCTTAATCTTCCAAATGTAGACTTTGTTGAACTAAGTATAGAACAACTGCTGTTGGCTCTACAAAAAGCAAGGGTAGGTAAGCATAGAAGTTAG
- the LOC112751959 gene encoding GCN5-related N-acetyltransferase 9 isoform X2 — translation MAARGKGSVSLEGQKVILVPYMESHVPKYHSWMQDPSLLQATASESLSLDQEYHMQLSWSQDLNKDTFIVLDKDLLLGNFSHGEPHVEAMVGDVNIFMNDLDNPHMAEIEVMIAEPKSEGRIFLAISSICHYMVYLVEPQFGCLASFGVMLMIFLEFLQYQKFRILRDWKAILHLSSDTISSPPPPRGARA, via the exons ATGGCGGCGAGAGGCAAAGGGAGTGTGAGTTTAGAGGGACAGAAAGTCATTCTTGTTCCGTACATGGAGTCCCACGTGCCCAAGTATCACTCCTGGATGCAAGACCCTTCTCTTCTTCAGGCTACTGCCTCAGAATCTCTCTCCCTCGACCAAGAGTATCACATGCAACTTTCCTGGTCTCAGGACCTTAaca AGGATACGTTTATTGTACTCGATAAAGATTTGCTTCTTGGAAATTTCTCTCATGGGGAACCCCATGTTGAAG CCATGGTTGGTGATGTAAATATCTTCATGAATGACTTGGATAATCCTCACATGGCAGAGATTGAAGTAATGATTGCTGAACCAAAAAG TGAAGGCAGAATCTTTTTGGCAATATCCAGTATATGCCACTATATGGTGTATTTGGTTGAACCACAATTTGGGTGTTTGGCCTCCTTTGGTGTAATGCTTATGATCTTTTTAGAGTTCTTACAATATCAGAAATTCAGAATATTGAGAGATTGGAAAGCTATTCTTCACTTATCTTCTGACACCAtttcttcccccccccccccccggggGGCGCGCGCGTAA